The Pseudoalteromonas translucida KMM 520 genome has a window encoding:
- the putA gene encoding bifunctional proline dehydrogenase/L-glutamate gamma-semialdehyde dehydrogenase PutA, translating into MLFNSDLTTTCPIRQKIRDFYRIDENAVIDHILPLAEVGVKARSRAWERARQIVLNIRKDQDGQSGVDALLNEFSLSSEEGVVLMCLAEALLRVPDKATQDTLIRDKLAKGDWSSHLGSSDSLFVNASSWGLLVTGKMVNYTDKTKEQQFGMLKKTIGRLGEPVIRKSVNFAMKIMGKQFVMGRTIDEAIVRAADKEQKGYVYSYDMLGEGARTMKDAKRYFDSYMNAIHAIGKAANGRGPIKSPGISVKLSAIHPRYEFTHKERVMAEIVPKLKELALVAKQYDIGFTVDAEEADRLDISLDVIEAVFSDDDLAGWNGFGLAVQAYQKRAIFVIEWLTELATRVGRKMMVRLVKGAYWDTEIKTTQQDGLEHFPVFTRKATTDVSYKACAIKMLEARDVLYPQFATHNAYTAATILEVAKGDNQGFEFQRLHGMGESLFDQIVTEEKIQCRVYAPVGQHEDLLAYLVRRLLENGANSSFVNAIVDTTKPVESLLPDPVETLQGLRNKYNTQIKMPIDLYGAERANSKGMDLTDINVITPFKENLDLWFNEHLIEQSQVPEGSVAVKNPANHKEVIGHIKLQSSDEMQVLLANAENAFESWSQTSVKERANLLRRVADILERHHDELVAICIKEAGKIAKDGIDEVREAVDFCRYYAARAEELSQDERFEARGVILCISPWNFPLAIFLGQVAAAIVTGNTVIAKPAEQTSLIALRAIELMLSVGLPEHVVQAVIARGSEVGKTIVPDERVQAIMFTGSTETGTLISQTLAARSDIQVPLIAETGGQNCMIVDSTALPEQVVDDVISSGFQSAGQRCSALRVLFIQEDVADGIIEMLKGALAELHIGDPSLLSTDVGPVIDEKALKSLNDHVEYLKGNATLHYECKIPDNTVNGAYFFAPRLYEIKDLSVLKREVFGPCVHVIRFKSSELDSVMDQINNTGYGLTMGVHSRIEERCEYLAKMSRAGNVYINRNMIGAIVGVQPFGGRGLSGTGPKAGGPNYLQRLVKEKASPENVQMTNLTPDELDLHHYSGANEQVEKLMINSMRDEKIWRSTPLNDRVSAVRQLLAKIATVEIIDDLADDLALTLADARAQLNRLEKHMRKFTTLPGPTGESNTLHLEARGCVVCYADKSTSFNFWALSIITAIAAGNTVITVASEIFYEEAVAFRDKFIATGVAEGVFQVAKPNQLQAILAHPHLAGAVVAARSSRFGYFSQQLAQRKGAILPVISSEYYDTLIKRLVTEKTISIDTTASGGNTSLMTLVEDDE; encoded by the coding sequence ATGTTATTCAATAGCGATTTGACAACGACTTGTCCAATTCGACAAAAAATCCGTGACTTCTACCGCATCGACGAAAATGCGGTTATCGATCATATTTTACCACTTGCTGAAGTAGGTGTTAAAGCACGAAGTCGTGCCTGGGAAAGAGCTCGCCAAATTGTTTTAAATATTCGTAAAGACCAAGATGGTCAAAGCGGTGTTGATGCACTATTAAATGAGTTTTCACTCTCTAGTGAAGAAGGCGTGGTATTAATGTGCTTAGCCGAAGCCCTGCTTCGCGTACCAGACAAAGCAACTCAAGACACATTAATTCGTGACAAATTAGCAAAAGGCGATTGGAGCTCTCATTTAGGCAGCAGCGATTCGTTATTTGTTAACGCATCGTCTTGGGGCCTATTAGTAACCGGTAAAATGGTTAACTACACAGATAAAACCAAAGAACAGCAATTTGGTATGCTTAAAAAGACCATAGGGCGTTTAGGCGAGCCGGTTATTCGTAAATCAGTAAACTTTGCGATGAAAATTATGGGTAAGCAATTCGTTATGGGCCGTACCATTGACGAAGCAATTGTACGTGCTGCCGATAAAGAACAAAAAGGCTACGTATATTCATACGATATGCTAGGCGAAGGCGCGCGCACCATGAAAGATGCGAAGCGTTACTTTGACAGCTACATGAACGCGATTCATGCTATTGGTAAAGCGGCAAACGGCCGTGGCCCAATAAAAAGCCCAGGCATTTCAGTTAAGCTCTCTGCTATTCATCCTCGTTATGAGTTTACGCATAAAGAACGCGTAATGGCCGAAATTGTGCCTAAGCTCAAAGAGCTTGCGCTAGTTGCTAAACAATATGACATTGGCTTTACTGTTGATGCTGAGGAAGCAGACCGTTTAGATATTTCTTTAGATGTAATTGAAGCGGTATTTAGTGATGACGACCTAGCAGGTTGGAACGGCTTTGGTTTAGCGGTTCAAGCGTATCAAAAACGCGCTATATTTGTAATTGAATGGCTAACTGAACTTGCAACCCGCGTGGGTCGTAAAATGATGGTGCGTTTAGTTAAAGGCGCTTATTGGGACACCGAAATAAAAACCACACAACAAGATGGTTTAGAGCATTTCCCAGTATTTACTCGCAAAGCTACCACCGACGTATCTTATAAAGCGTGTGCAATTAAAATGCTTGAAGCACGTGACGTGCTTTATCCGCAATTTGCAACACACAACGCTTACACTGCTGCCACTATACTAGAAGTAGCGAAAGGTGATAACCAAGGTTTTGAATTTCAACGCTTACACGGTATGGGCGAATCTTTATTTGACCAAATCGTTACCGAGGAAAAAATTCAGTGTCGCGTATACGCACCGGTGGGCCAACACGAAGACCTATTGGCTTACTTAGTACGCCGTTTATTAGAAAACGGTGCTAACTCATCGTTTGTTAATGCCATTGTAGATACCACTAAGCCCGTTGAGTCACTACTGCCTGATCCGGTAGAAACACTGCAAGGTTTACGCAATAAATACAACACGCAAATTAAAATGCCAATTGACTTATATGGCGCCGAACGTGCCAATTCAAAAGGCATGGATTTAACCGATATAAACGTGATCACCCCGTTTAAAGAAAACCTTGATCTGTGGTTTAACGAACACTTAATTGAGCAAAGCCAAGTACCTGAAGGCTCTGTGGCAGTTAAAAACCCGGCAAACCACAAAGAAGTAATTGGCCATATAAAACTGCAATCTAGCGATGAAATGCAAGTTTTGCTAGCCAACGCAGAAAACGCTTTTGAATCATGGTCACAAACATCGGTAAAAGAACGTGCTAATTTATTACGCCGTGTTGCCGATATTTTAGAGCGTCATCATGACGAGCTAGTGGCTATTTGTATTAAAGAAGCCGGTAAAATAGCTAAAGATGGTATTGATGAAGTACGCGAAGCGGTTGATTTTTGTCGTTACTACGCAGCCCGCGCTGAAGAGCTATCGCAAGATGAGCGCTTTGAAGCCCGTGGTGTTATTTTATGTATTAGCCCATGGAACTTCCCGCTAGCTATTTTCTTAGGCCAAGTAGCCGCTGCTATTGTGACCGGTAATACCGTTATTGCAAAACCAGCTGAGCAAACGAGTCTAATTGCGCTGCGTGCCATTGAACTTATGCTATCGGTAGGTTTACCAGAGCATGTTGTGCAAGCGGTAATAGCCCGTGGTAGTGAAGTAGGTAAAACAATTGTTCCGGATGAACGCGTTCAAGCAATTATGTTTACTGGCTCGACTGAAACAGGCACGCTTATTTCACAAACACTCGCGGCTCGTAGCGATATTCAAGTACCGTTAATTGCCGAAACAGGCGGCCAAAACTGTATGATCGTTGACTCAACAGCACTCCCTGAGCAAGTGGTTGACGATGTAATTAGTTCTGGTTTTCAAAGTGCTGGGCAACGTTGTTCAGCGCTACGTGTATTATTTATTCAAGAAGACGTTGCCGATGGCATAATCGAAATGCTTAAAGGTGCACTGGCTGAGCTACATATAGGCGACCCATCGTTACTCTCTACTGACGTAGGCCCGGTAATTGATGAAAAAGCACTGAAAAGCTTAAACGATCACGTTGAATACTTAAAAGGTAATGCGACATTACATTACGAGTGCAAAATTCCAGATAACACAGTAAATGGTGCGTACTTCTTTGCTCCTCGTTTATACGAAATAAAAGACTTATCGGTACTTAAGCGTGAAGTATTTGGCCCATGTGTACACGTTATACGCTTTAAATCGAGCGAACTAGACAGTGTTATGGATCAAATAAACAACACAGGTTACGGCTTAACTATGGGCGTGCATTCGCGCATTGAAGAGCGTTGTGAATACCTAGCTAAAATGTCGCGTGCAGGTAACGTGTACATTAACCGTAATATGATTGGCGCTATTGTTGGTGTGCAACCATTTGGTGGCCGTGGTTTATCAGGTACAGGCCCTAAAGCCGGTGGCCCTAACTACTTACAACGTTTAGTAAAAGAAAAAGCATCGCCAGAAAACGTGCAAATGACCAATTTAACGCCAGACGAGCTTGATTTACACCACTACAGCGGTGCAAATGAGCAAGTAGAAAAGCTAATGATTAACTCAATGCGCGATGAAAAAATTTGGCGTTCAACACCACTAAACGACCGTGTATCTGCGGTGCGTCAATTGCTTGCTAAAATAGCCACAGTTGAAATTATTGACGACTTAGCTGATGATTTAGCATTAACACTTGCCGATGCACGTGCACAACTTAATCGCTTAGAAAAGCACATGCGTAAATTTACTACATTACCAGGGCCAACAGGTGAGTCTAATACTCTGCACCTTGAAGCACGTGGTTGTGTTGTATGTTACGCCGATAAGAGCACATCGTTTAACTTTTGGGCATTATCGATCATTACTGCAATTGCTGCGGGTAATACGGTAATTACCGTGGCCTCTGAAATATTTTATGAAGAAGCGGTTGCCTTTAGAGATAAATTTATTGCCACCGGTGTTGCTGAAGGGGTATTCCAAGTAGCTAAACCAAATCAGTTACAAGCTATATTGGCACACCCGCATTTAGCCGGCGCTGTTGTTGCGGCACGCTCTTCTCGCTTTGGTTATTTCAGCCAGCAGCTAGCACAGCGTAAAGGCGCTATTTTGCCAGTGATCAGCTCTGAATATTACGATACGCTTATTAAACGTTTAGTAACTGAAAAAACCATTAGTATAGATACAACGGCATCAGGTGGTAATACATCGCTAATGACGCTAGTAGAAGATGATGAGTAA
- a CDS encoding HD-GYP domain-containing protein, with the protein MKVIPISQLLPGMFVQSVTKQTGRIKIKSQGWVKTQAGIDKLKNVGILEVEIDPDKTLIESVPEKEPAKTPTPIAKRDPWQKTHSAEQEMGKAKKLYDEAKSLQIKAFKDIKAGRDIDIAPFRELASGFMDSVFRNQDALACLTQMRQKDAYLLEHSINVSILISIFAKHLNIDKDIIEQLTTGALLHDIGKIKIPDAVLNKPGRFTDEEFTIMKNHARFSKEILQAAGLKGIAVDIAGMHHERLDGKGYPFGKKGDEISQYVRMASIVDVYDALTAERVYKAGMEPIKAFKILKQGCPDSFDNELLTKFIQCIGIHPVGTLVKLSSQKVGLVTQSNPASPLKPIVKTFYSAKHERYTQVQDIDLAHKKSQDTLESAVKADEYKIDLQRFYKNSILP; encoded by the coding sequence TTGAAAGTCATTCCAATTTCGCAGTTATTACCAGGCATGTTTGTACAAAGCGTAACAAAGCAAACCGGACGTATAAAAATAAAAAGCCAAGGCTGGGTTAAAACTCAAGCCGGTATCGATAAATTAAAAAATGTCGGTATTTTAGAAGTTGAAATAGATCCAGATAAAACCCTCATCGAATCAGTGCCTGAAAAAGAGCCAGCTAAGACACCTACCCCTATAGCAAAGCGCGATCCTTGGCAAAAAACGCACAGTGCCGAACAAGAAATGGGCAAAGCTAAAAAGCTTTACGATGAAGCTAAATCTCTACAAATTAAAGCATTTAAAGATATAAAAGCAGGCCGAGATATAGACATAGCGCCTTTTAGAGAGCTTGCTAGTGGTTTTATGGACTCGGTATTTAGAAATCAAGATGCACTCGCTTGTCTTACTCAAATGCGCCAAAAAGATGCCTACTTGTTAGAGCACTCTATTAATGTTTCTATTTTAATTAGCATTTTTGCCAAGCATTTGAATATAGATAAAGATATTATTGAACAGCTAACTACTGGCGCGCTACTGCATGATATTGGCAAAATAAAAATTCCCGATGCAGTGCTCAATAAGCCAGGGCGTTTTACTGATGAAGAATTTACAATAATGAAAAATCATGCACGCTTTAGTAAAGAAATTTTACAAGCTGCGGGGCTCAAAGGTATAGCTGTTGATATTGCTGGTATGCACCATGAACGCTTAGATGGCAAAGGCTATCCGTTTGGTAAAAAAGGCGATGAAATAAGCCAGTATGTGCGTATGGCGTCAATTGTTGACGTGTATGATGCACTCACTGCTGAACGCGTTTATAAAGCGGGTATGGAGCCGATCAAAGCCTTTAAAATATTAAAACAAGGTTGCCCGGATAGTTTTGATAATGAGTTATTGACTAAATTTATTCAATGTATTGGTATTCACCCGGTAGGCACACTGGTTAAGCTCTCGAGTCAAAAAGTGGGGCTGGTTACACAGAGCAACCCTGCCAGCCCATTAAAGCCCATTGTTAAAACTTTCTATAGTGCAAAGCATGAGCGCTACACCCAAGTACAAGACATAGATTTGGCACATAAAAAAAGCCAAGATACGCTTGAGTCGGCAGTTAAAGCTGACGAATACAAAATTGACTTACAACGCTTTTATAAAAATTCAATTTTACCCTAA